A DNA window from Phycisphaerales bacterium AB-hyl4 contains the following coding sequences:
- a CDS encoding lipopolysaccharide biosynthesis protein — protein sequence MKRNFAWALAGNVVYGASLWLSLVILAKLTSAADVGRFALAMAICTPIAVFSSLNLRSVQVTDAREEHRFGHLLGLQLAMTVLAMALIVGIAVAGGHDTLTAWLIVVVGLGQMVIMIRDVFLAFSQKHERMDQVAQSKIILSLGALVALGTMTWATGNVLIGVLAMQLVKLGVFLLWDLRATGRLVREYVGEFPRQYFRPHWKADVMLAMAWLALPLGVTALLMSLSSNVPRYYIAAFWSEAHLGYFAAILTLVQAGRTAMHAGIMSSLPRLSRYYLDNRRAYLTMMLKLIGVAMVLGAGGIVVAAVLGQRLLAVVFTAEYAAYGREFVWAMVYGMLVYVVLVLHYGMTAMRRFKVQPFVLLASLLTVIGTGFWLVPDHGLIGAIWALILAKLVEAAFTLLVIVYELRRTVSPAVGDIVASSAGPIKPASGAGV from the coding sequence ATGAAGCGAAATTTCGCGTGGGCGCTGGCGGGCAACGTCGTCTACGGCGCGAGCCTGTGGCTCAGTCTCGTCATCCTGGCCAAACTCACCTCTGCGGCCGATGTGGGCCGGTTTGCACTGGCCATGGCGATCTGCACACCGATTGCCGTGTTTTCCTCGCTGAACCTGCGCAGCGTGCAGGTAACCGACGCTCGCGAGGAGCACCGCTTCGGACATCTGCTGGGACTGCAATTGGCGATGACCGTTCTGGCGATGGCGTTGATCGTCGGTATCGCCGTCGCCGGTGGCCATGACACGCTCACAGCCTGGCTGATCGTGGTCGTCGGCCTAGGCCAGATGGTCATCATGATCCGAGACGTGTTCCTGGCCTTCAGTCAGAAGCACGAGCGGATGGACCAAGTCGCCCAATCAAAAATCATCCTCAGCCTCGGTGCCCTGGTGGCATTGGGCACCATGACTTGGGCCACTGGCAACGTGTTGATCGGCGTTCTGGCGATGCAACTGGTCAAACTCGGTGTCTTTCTGCTCTGGGACCTGCGCGCGACCGGACGCTTGGTACGCGAGTATGTTGGAGAATTCCCGCGCCAGTACTTTCGCCCGCATTGGAAAGCCGATGTGATGTTGGCCATGGCATGGCTGGCGCTGCCTTTGGGCGTGACCGCACTGCTGATGAGTCTGTCGTCGAACGTGCCGCGCTACTACATTGCGGCGTTTTGGAGTGAGGCCCACTTGGGCTACTTCGCCGCCATCCTCACGCTCGTCCAAGCGGGACGCACCGCCATGCACGCGGGGATAATGTCCAGCCTGCCACGGCTCAGTCGGTATTACCTAGATAATCGACGCGCGTACCTGACAATGATGCTGAAACTGATCGGGGTGGCGATGGTGCTGGGCGCCGGAGGTATCGTTGTAGCGGCTGTCCTCGGTCAACGATTATTGGCTGTCGTCTTCACTGCAGAGTATGCCGCTTATGGCCGCGAGTTTGTATGGGCCATGGTCTATGGCATGCTGGTCTACGTCGTGCTGGTACTTCACTACGGCATGACGGCCATGCGCCGGTTCAAGGTCCAGCCTTTCGTCTTACTTGCGTCGTTGCTGACCGTGATCGGCACTGGGTTCTGGCTGGTTCCCGATCATGGGTTAATAGGGGCCATATGGGCGTTGATTCTGGCGAAACTCGTTGAGGCGGCGTTCACCTTGCTGGTGATCGTGTATGAGCTGCGCCGCACGGTATCCCCCGCGGTCGGGGACATAGTCGCCTCGTCCGCTGGTCCCATTAAACCGGCCAGCGGTGCCGGGGTATGA
- a CDS encoding type II secretion system protein, with the protein MKRVKGFTLIELLVVISIIALLIGILLPALGAARNTARRIQSNTQLRGIHQGMVVFAQENNGWFPGMTSRGEIIDSSEVPHASNAGTIPLTRLLILIQGNFFTGEYANSPADNDVGPWSEELAANPVGITDTGDFLSYAMLSLRTSPFTPAFERTEEWQESFNSSAAVLSDRNTGANATTQASSLWTSKDSGDWRGGVVFNDNRVEFMTSAVIERTRYGNKVYDEDHLFVSDDATNQGDAAMTFSRNGTSAAHYWSQN; encoded by the coding sequence ATGAAACGCGTCAAAGGGTTTACACTAATCGAACTTCTGGTGGTGATATCCATCATTGCCCTACTCATCGGCATCTTGCTGCCCGCACTTGGTGCGGCCCGCAATACCGCCCGGCGGATTCAGAGCAATACGCAACTACGGGGTATCCATCAGGGCATGGTGGTATTCGCGCAAGAGAATAACGGATGGTTTCCGGGTATGACCAGCCGGGGGGAGATCATCGACTCGTCGGAGGTGCCGCACGCCAGCAACGCGGGTACAATTCCACTCACTCGATTGCTCATCCTAATACAAGGCAATTTTTTCACCGGTGAATATGCGAATAGTCCGGCGGACAACGATGTTGGGCCTTGGTCAGAGGAACTTGCAGCCAACCCCGTCGGCATCACAGACACCGGGGATTTCCTTTCATACGCCATGTTATCACTTCGCACCTCGCCATTTACGCCTGCTTTCGAGCGGACCGAGGAATGGCAGGAAAGCTTTAACTCTTCCGCAGCCGTGCTCTCCGATCGAAATACCGGGGCCAACGCGACAACTCAGGCCAGCAGCCTCTGGACAAGCAAGGACAGCGGCGACTGGCGGGGTGGCGTTGTTTTCAATGACAATCGGGTAGAATTTATGACGTCAGCGGTCATCGAGCGAACGCGTTACGGCAACAAGGTCTATGACGAAGATCACCTTTTTGTGAGTGATGACGCGACCAATCAAGGCGATGCGGCCATGACGTTTTCGCGAAACGGTACAAGTGCGGCCCATTACTGGAGCCAGAACTGA
- a CDS encoding nucleotide sugar dehydrogenase, with protein sequence MDLKARIDNGSAVVGVVALGYVGLPLIRSFWEAGMRVMGFDIDGEKIAMLRRGESYLKHFGPDFVKQMSTSERFDVSDDFGRLNEPDAILVCVPTPLGMHLEPDLSYIEKTADAIARQLRPGQLIVLESTTYPRTTRDVMLPRLEAGGLVCGKDFYLAYSPEREDPGRRDHSTQTIPKLVGGIDEASGELATTLYRHAIREVIPVRSAEVAEAAKILENVYRAVNIALVNELKVILTAMDVDVWEVVDAAATKPFGFQAFYPGPGLGGHCIPIDPFYLTWKAREFGQATKFIELAGQVNHNMPRYVIERTVMALNDHCKPVKGSKVLVLGLAYKPDVDDVRESPSFELIEALQAMGANVDYHDPHVPTTQKMRKHDLQMRSITLDDERLASYDCVLIATHHSWYDWPMIAEHAQLIVDTRGVMRKTVGWRENIVSA encoded by the coding sequence ATGGACTTGAAGGCCCGTATTGACAATGGCTCGGCAGTGGTCGGTGTCGTCGCGCTGGGCTACGTCGGGCTACCCCTGATCCGCAGCTTCTGGGAAGCGGGGATGCGCGTGATGGGCTTTGACATCGATGGCGAGAAGATCGCCATGCTGCGGCGAGGCGAAAGCTATCTCAAGCACTTCGGCCCCGATTTTGTGAAGCAGATGTCAACGTCTGAGCGGTTCGACGTGTCGGACGACTTTGGCCGTCTCAACGAGCCTGACGCGATCCTGGTGTGCGTGCCCACACCGCTGGGCATGCACCTTGAGCCGGACCTATCCTACATTGAAAAGACGGCCGACGCGATTGCTCGACAGCTTCGGCCGGGGCAGTTGATCGTGCTGGAATCGACGACCTATCCGCGCACGACGCGCGACGTGATGCTGCCTCGCCTGGAGGCGGGGGGTCTGGTGTGCGGCAAGGATTTTTACCTTGCCTATTCGCCGGAGCGTGAGGACCCGGGCCGACGGGACCACAGCACACAGACAATTCCCAAACTGGTGGGTGGGATTGATGAGGCATCGGGCGAACTGGCGACGACGTTGTACCGGCACGCGATCCGTGAAGTGATTCCGGTTCGTTCGGCGGAGGTTGCGGAGGCGGCGAAGATCCTGGAGAACGTTTACCGGGCGGTGAACATCGCGCTGGTGAACGAGTTGAAAGTGATCCTTACAGCGATGGATGTTGACGTGTGGGAGGTGGTAGACGCAGCGGCAACCAAGCCGTTCGGCTTCCAGGCGTTCTACCCGGGGCCAGGGCTGGGCGGCCACTGCATTCCGATCGATCCGTTCTACCTGACGTGGAAGGCGCGCGAGTTCGGGCAGGCGACAAAGTTCATCGAGTTGGCGGGACAGGTGAATCACAACATGCCGCGCTACGTCATCGAACGGACGGTGATGGCGTTGAACGATCATTGCAAACCGGTGAAGGGATCGAAGGTGCTGGTGCTGGGGCTGGCATACAAGCCAGACGTGGACGATGTGCGCGAGAGTCCAAGCTTCGAGTTGATTGAAGCGCTTCAGGCAATGGGCGCCAACGTCGATTACCACGATCCGCACGTGCCGACCACGCAGAAGATGCGAAAGCACGACCTGCAGATGCGCAGCATCACGCTGGATGATGAGCGCCTCGCGAGTTACGACTGCGTGCTGATCGCCACGCACCACAGCTGGTACGACTGGCCGATGATTGCGGAACACGCGCAGTTGATCGTCGACACGCGGGGGGTAATGCGCAAGACGGTGGGATGGCGGGAGAATATCGTCAGCGCCTAA
- a CDS encoding LamG-like jellyroll fold domain-containing protein, with product MMALSPRAYWRSLAALDVLPDVTGQGHHCAVVSGNVTGVAGSLFRDDDGGIRLTKARLEVPSHPNLSGFDDFTMLFWMRIDAVPTSLSYVLAVLQTTEFSWFISFRNNGVLRLALSLNGTSLTNAVDINSVWLDDGQWHFCAFRRAGLDRQRLA from the coding sequence ATGATGGCGCTGAGCCCTCGTGCTTATTGGCGTTCGCTGGCCGCCCTTGACGTGTTACCGGACGTGACCGGTCAGGGACATCATTGCGCGGTGGTCAGTGGCAATGTGACCGGCGTGGCCGGCTCACTGTTCCGGGATGACGACGGGGGGATTCGACTCACCAAGGCGCGGCTCGAAGTGCCCAGTCATCCAAATCTCTCCGGCTTTGATGATTTCACCATGCTGTTCTGGATGCGCATCGACGCCGTACCGACCAGCCTGAGCTACGTTCTTGCCGTGCTTCAGACCACCGAGTTCAGTTGGTTCATCTCGTTCCGAAATAATGGCGTGTTGCGGCTGGCCCTGAGCCTCAACGGCACTTCGCTGACGAACGCGGTTGATATCAACAGCGTGTGGCTCGACGATGGCCAATGGCATTTTTGCGCCTTCCGTCGTGCCGGTCTCGATCGTCAGCGCCTGGCTTGA
- a CDS encoding HAD family hydrolase yields the protein MSRALILFDIDGTLMLTGGAGSRCLRRAGRAILGEAFQWCPVQSGLLDPQIFAQLAQHNGVDQPDLLHDMFRKCYLRELEQELAHIGDDVVVLPGVRALLDALLTRAHEYGDVTLGLLSGNYRRAAELKLAAAHLDWATFTITALAEDGQSRDDLPLAAMRQYQGLKGTPVRARHVVIIGDTPRDVACAKAHACQIIAVATGFYSMEQLRAAGARHVLPNLAHPDAFHYVMRCAGLMADQPVDDGDQSSTST from the coding sequence ATGAGCCGGGCACTGATCCTGTTCGACATTGACGGCACGCTGATGCTCACCGGCGGTGCGGGAAGCCGATGCCTCCGCCGGGCGGGCCGGGCCATCCTCGGCGAAGCCTTTCAATGGTGCCCGGTGCAATCCGGGCTGCTCGACCCGCAGATTTTCGCCCAACTGGCTCAACATAATGGTGTTGATCAACCGGACTTACTGCACGACATGTTCCGCAAATGTTACCTGCGCGAACTGGAGCAGGAACTGGCGCACATCGGCGATGACGTCGTGGTGCTGCCGGGCGTACGAGCGTTGCTCGATGCGTTGCTGACCCGTGCACACGAGTATGGCGATGTGACGCTCGGCTTGCTTAGTGGCAACTACCGCCGTGCCGCCGAGCTCAAGCTTGCCGCTGCCCACCTTGACTGGGCTACCTTCACCATCACCGCACTGGCGGAAGATGGGCAAAGCCGTGACGACCTCCCCTTGGCGGCCATGCGACAGTACCAGGGACTGAAAGGCACGCCCGTGCGGGCGCGGCACGTCGTGATCATCGGCGACACTCCGCGCGACGTGGCGTGCGCCAAGGCGCATGCGTGCCAAATCATCGCCGTGGCCACCGGGTTTTACAGCATGGAGCAACTACGAGCCGCCGGTGCCCGGCACGTGCTGCCGAACCTGGCGCATCCCGATGCCTTCCATTATGTGATGCGTTGTGCAGGGCTGATGGCGGATCAGCCTGTGGACGACGGCGATCAATCGTCGACCAGCACGTAG
- a CDS encoding LegC family aminotransferase, with amino-acid sequence MTTPASSSLDLGTVLHAVGQVLQNVDPPVPLHTPTFAGNEWGYVKECIDTGWVSSAGAYVTRFEEAIQAYTGAKHAVAVVNGTAALHITLRLAGVQADDEVLAPSLTFVATANAINYCQATPHFVEVNEVTLGVCPQRLADYLGANAERRAGTLHNRHTGKRIAALVCMHAFGHPCDMASLLEVCQRYNLPLVEDAAESLGSFYNNQHTGTLGRLGILSFNGNKIISTGGGGAILTNDDELAATARHITTTAKLPHAWAYVHDQVGYNYRLPNLNAALGVAQMEQLPNLVEQKRRIAQRYLDAFADVEGATILAEPTNARSNYWLNALVLDAKCAAAHADLLQAMHDRQWLVRPIWMPMHRLGMYQHCPRAQLSVTESLAARVVNLPSSAHLAQQIGGA; translated from the coding sequence ATGACCACACCCGCCAGCAGCAGCCTCGACCTCGGCACCGTGCTTCACGCCGTTGGGCAGGTCCTGCAAAACGTCGACCCTCCCGTACCGCTGCACACGCCCACTTTCGCTGGCAACGAGTGGGGCTATGTCAAAGAATGCATTGACACCGGCTGGGTCTCTTCCGCAGGCGCGTATGTGACGCGATTCGAAGAGGCGATTCAGGCCTACACCGGGGCAAAGCATGCTGTGGCTGTGGTCAACGGCACTGCCGCGCTGCACATCACTCTCCGCCTCGCCGGCGTCCAGGCCGACGACGAAGTGCTCGCCCCCTCGCTCACCTTTGTTGCCACCGCCAATGCCATTAACTACTGCCAGGCCACCCCGCACTTCGTCGAGGTGAACGAAGTGACGCTCGGTGTCTGCCCGCAACGGCTCGCTGACTACCTTGGCGCCAATGCCGAGCGCCGCGCGGGGACGCTCCACAACCGCCACACTGGCAAACGCATCGCAGCCCTCGTCTGTATGCACGCTTTCGGCCATCCCTGCGACATGGCCAGCCTGCTCGAGGTCTGCCAACGCTACAACCTCCCCCTCGTCGAAGACGCCGCCGAGTCGCTCGGCTCGTTCTACAACAACCAGCACACCGGCACACTCGGCAGGCTCGGCATCCTCAGCTTTAATGGCAACAAGATCATCAGCACCGGCGGCGGCGGGGCCATCCTCACCAACGATGATGAACTCGCCGCCACGGCCCGACACATCACCACCACGGCCAAGCTCCCCCACGCCTGGGCCTACGTCCACGATCAGGTCGGCTACAACTACCGCCTGCCGAACCTCAACGCCGCACTCGGCGTCGCGCAGATGGAACAGTTGCCCAACCTCGTCGAGCAGAAGCGCCGGATCGCTCAGCGATACCTCGACGCGTTCGCCGACGTCGAGGGCGCGACCATCCTCGCCGAGCCGACCAATGCCCGCAGCAACTACTGGCTCAACGCCCTCGTACTCGATGCGAAATGCGCCGCCGCCCACGCCGACCTGCTCCAGGCCATGCACGATCGTCAGTGGCTCGTTCGGCCGATCTGGATGCCCATGCACCGGCTTGGCATGTACCAGCACTGCCCACGCGCTCAGCTCAGCGTCACCGAATCGCTCGCCGCACGCGTGGTCAATCTGCCCAGTAGTGCTCATCTGGCACAGCAGATTGGTGGCGCGTAA
- a CDS encoding sugar-transfer associated ATP-grasp domain-containing protein, which translates to MRTLSRKMGYIGGTIGWPVIAMVRACAQIRQHGAGAKRLVGRPIWKQWLEQWWLALWLGLPPHVYYMYEIYRPERRRLATEFLRNQEVTPLAILVSGEETATAQQILRDKCRFAEHCKAHGLATAKTLAVFDQGEAVEGHIRSAAEMPATDLFAKPLDGNYGRGLHKWANVGPNRYRNAAGEDSTVDQVWQTLAACSQQRPYLLQESLVNHPSLRVFGDGALCTARIVTACTKDGDCVYVVGVFRMPRTSLVADNFQQGGLATVVDETSGRLSTAAGKDASIGRFTHHPVTGAPIEGAQLPDWEQAKALCLASHQTFGDIGWVGWDVAFTDRGPVLVEGNFAPSIESIQRASGAPFAGSNLYSICLERLERKGYKFSRDDAPVDVLPLTR; encoded by the coding sequence ATGCGGACACTATCGCGAAAGATGGGATACATCGGAGGTACGATCGGTTGGCCTGTTATCGCGATGGTCAGGGCATGCGCGCAGATACGGCAGCATGGGGCTGGGGCGAAACGACTGGTCGGCCGACCGATCTGGAAGCAATGGCTGGAACAGTGGTGGCTCGCATTGTGGCTGGGGTTGCCGCCCCACGTGTACTACATGTACGAGATCTATCGGCCCGAAAGGCGACGTTTAGCCACGGAGTTCTTGCGCAATCAGGAGGTGACGCCGCTGGCGATTCTGGTCAGCGGCGAAGAGACGGCTACGGCTCAGCAGATTCTTAGGGACAAATGCCGGTTCGCCGAACACTGTAAAGCCCACGGATTGGCTACCGCAAAAACGCTGGCGGTTTTCGATCAGGGTGAAGCGGTCGAGGGACACATTCGCTCAGCGGCAGAGATGCCTGCGACCGACCTTTTTGCGAAGCCGCTAGATGGGAACTATGGTCGGGGCCTACACAAGTGGGCGAATGTCGGGCCCAACCGCTACCGCAATGCCGCGGGTGAGGACAGCACAGTCGATCAGGTTTGGCAGACATTGGCTGCGTGTTCGCAGCAGCGGCCCTACCTGTTACAGGAATCCCTGGTAAATCACCCATCACTGCGCGTCTTCGGAGATGGTGCCTTATGTACCGCCCGTATCGTGACGGCGTGCACCAAGGACGGCGACTGTGTTTATGTGGTTGGCGTATTTCGCATGCCGAGAACGAGTTTGGTGGCAGATAACTTCCAGCAGGGTGGCTTGGCTACCGTTGTCGATGAAACGTCAGGTAGGCTGTCCACTGCGGCGGGGAAGGATGCATCGATTGGACGCTTTACCCATCACCCGGTAACCGGCGCACCAATTGAAGGTGCACAGTTGCCTGATTGGGAACAGGCGAAGGCCCTCTGCCTGGCGTCGCATCAAACTTTTGGCGACATCGGCTGGGTCGGCTGGGACGTCGCTTTTACCGATCGCGGCCCTGTGTTGGTGGAAGGAAATTTTGCACCCTCAATTGAGTCAATACAGCGTGCGAGTGGGGCTCCTTTCGCAGGCAGTAACTTGTATTCAATCTGTCTTGAGCGTCTAGAGAGAAAAGGTTATAAATTTAGCCGTGATGACGCACCGGTTGATGTGCTACCACTGACGCGGTAA
- a CDS encoding UDP-N-acetylglucosamine 4,6-dehydratase, which yields MTEDVILKLIGRTEPLFSEDLARVGDELAQRIRDSRLLVIGGAGSIGGAVVKELFQRSPKALHVIDINENNLTEIVRDVRSSYGYIEGDFRTFCLDCHTDLFDAFIKAQDRYDIVLNFSALKHVRSEKDPFTLMRMIDVNIFGTQRTIDAAAASGCPRYFCVSTDKASNPVNMMGASKRIMEMFLTRASKQIEVSSARFANVAFSDGSLPFGWLRRLEKRQPLAAPNDVRRYFVTDREGAMLCLLSTFFGHNRDLFFPKLSEKLHLITFADMARRFLADLGYEPVECETEDDARAKVAELAPQKKWPCYFFTSDTTGEKDFEEFYTDEEQVDWDRFIDAGVVQNEVNWDETKLTRFVEQIRAMRQAGQWTKPQLVELFNDTLNTFAHAEKHRYLDERM from the coding sequence ATGACTGAAGACGTCATCCTCAAACTCATCGGCCGAACCGAGCCGCTGTTCAGCGAAGACCTCGCCCGTGTCGGTGACGAACTCGCCCAACGCATCCGTGACTCACGACTGCTGGTCATCGGCGGTGCAGGCTCCATCGGCGGGGCTGTCGTCAAAGAGCTGTTCCAACGCTCGCCCAAGGCCCTGCATGTTATTGACATCAACGAAAACAACCTCACCGAGATCGTCCGCGATGTCCGCAGTTCCTATGGCTACATTGAAGGCGACTTTCGCACCTTCTGCCTCGACTGCCACACCGACCTCTTCGATGCCTTCATCAAAGCCCAGGACCGCTACGATATCGTCCTGAACTTCTCCGCCCTCAAGCACGTGCGCAGCGAGAAAGATCCTTTTACCCTCATGCGCATGATCGACGTCAACATCTTTGGCACCCAGCGCACCATCGATGCCGCCGCCGCCAGCGGCTGCCCTCGCTACTTCTGCGTCTCCACCGACAAGGCCTCCAACCCCGTCAATATGATGGGGGCCTCCAAGCGCATCATGGAAATGTTCCTCACACGCGCCAGTAAGCAGATCGAAGTCTCCAGTGCCCGCTTCGCCAACGTCGCCTTCTCCGACGGTAGCCTCCCGTTCGGCTGGCTTCGTCGGCTGGAAAAACGTCAGCCGCTCGCCGCGCCAAATGATGTGCGCCGTTACTTCGTTACTGACCGTGAAGGTGCGATGCTTTGCCTGCTGTCCACCTTCTTCGGCCACAACCGCGACCTGTTCTTCCCAAAGCTCAGCGAGAAACTCCACCTGATCACCTTCGCCGACATGGCCCGCCGCTTCCTCGCCGACCTTGGCTACGAGCCGGTTGAATGCGAGACGGAAGACGACGCGCGCGCGAAGGTAGCCGAGCTTGCGCCGCAGAAGAAATGGCCCTGCTATTTCTTCACCAGCGACACCACTGGCGAGAAAGATTTCGAAGAATTCTACACCGACGAAGAGCAGGTCGACTGGGACCGCTTCATCGACGCAGGCGTCGTGCAGAACGAGGTAAACTGGGACGAAACGAAGCTCACCCGCTTCGTCGAACAGATCCGCGCCATGCGACAGGCCGGCCAGTGGACCAAGCCGCAGTTGGTGGAATTGTTCAACGACACGCTCAACACCTTCGCTCACGCGGAGAAGCACCGATACCTCGACGAGCGGATGTAA
- a CDS encoding glycosyltransferase family 4 protein, with product MRILYIHQYFATPQGTTGTRSYEIARAMQSAGHVVTMLTSSAQLRPEELPAGEGPVRRGDVAGIPCIVLMTPYDQTMGYVRRIRSFLSFMVKASAIAVREKQIDLIYATSTPLTVGVCALAAKWLRRRPYGFEVRDLWPDVPIALGVIRNRFVGGLLRVLEKRIYRSARFVVAMNQDLADDITGKLGGQQKPVLVVPNACDTYLFRPDRDGSAFREAHGLAGKTLCVHTGAMGKVNGLDAVLDAAVLLRDRPNVRFVLIGHGREKPHLIKRVHDEGLENVLILDALPKQELADVLATADVGLMVVSPIPILELNCANKYFDYLAAGLPIVLNYEGWQADILRQHEAGRSAAQDRPGDFVAAIRELADDSELRRTMANHARQVAESALNRQNVVRPLIDLIGELDSRPTDADEQNEEAAL from the coding sequence ATGCGAATTCTCTACATCCATCAATACTTCGCCACCCCTCAGGGGACCACAGGCACGCGGAGCTATGAAATCGCCCGGGCCATGCAGTCGGCGGGGCATGTGGTGACAATGCTGACGAGTTCAGCACAACTGCGCCCCGAGGAGTTGCCGGCCGGCGAGGGGCCGGTGCGGCGGGGGGATGTGGCGGGCATTCCGTGCATCGTACTGATGACGCCTTACGACCAGACGATGGGGTACGTGAGGCGGATTCGCAGCTTTCTCTCGTTCATGGTCAAAGCCTCGGCGATCGCTGTGCGGGAGAAGCAAATTGATTTAATCTATGCCACGAGCACGCCGCTGACGGTGGGTGTGTGTGCGCTGGCGGCGAAGTGGCTGCGACGGCGGCCGTACGGCTTTGAAGTGCGGGACCTCTGGCCGGACGTGCCGATTGCCCTTGGGGTGATACGCAACCGGTTCGTGGGGGGGCTGTTGCGGGTGCTGGAAAAGCGGATCTATCGCTCGGCACGGTTTGTCGTGGCGATGAACCAGGATCTGGCAGACGACATTACCGGCAAGCTTGGCGGACAGCAAAAGCCTGTCCTCGTCGTACCCAATGCGTGCGACACGTACCTATTTCGGCCGGACCGGGACGGATCGGCATTTCGCGAGGCGCACGGGCTGGCGGGCAAAACACTATGCGTTCACACGGGGGCGATGGGTAAGGTGAATGGGCTGGATGCGGTGCTCGACGCGGCGGTGCTGTTGAGGGACCGGCCGAACGTGCGGTTCGTACTGATCGGTCACGGCCGGGAGAAGCCACACTTGATCAAGCGAGTGCACGACGAGGGGCTGGAGAACGTGCTGATTCTGGATGCCCTGCCGAAGCAGGAGCTCGCGGACGTTCTGGCCACGGCGGACGTGGGGCTAATGGTTGTCTCGCCGATTCCGATCCTTGAGCTGAACTGTGCCAACAAGTACTTTGACTACCTCGCTGCGGGCTTGCCGATCGTGCTGAATTACGAGGGCTGGCAGGCGGACATTCTTCGGCAGCACGAGGCCGGCCGCTCGGCGGCGCAGGACCGGCCGGGGGATTTCGTGGCCGCGATACGCGAACTGGCCGACGATTCCGAACTGCGTCGCACGATGGCCAACCACGCGCGGCAGGTGGCGGAAAGCGCTTTGAACCGCCAGAACGTGGTTCGTCCACTGATCGATCTGATTGGAGAACTGGACAGTCGGCCAACAGATGCCGATGAACAGAACGAGGAAGCCGCGTTGTGA
- a CDS encoding sugar transferase produces the protein MKRLFDVFASGFALLLVGPMFLLVMLILRLTGEGKVWYRQPRVGYKGREFQVLKFVTMLEKSESMGTQDITLRNDPRVLPVGRVLRKAKINELPQIINILKGDMSVVGWRPLMPKSFAMYPEHVQAQIINVPPGLTGIGSIIFRDEEAIVEASDLEPREVYEQIIAPYKGELELWYQKHQSFWLDMKIIFATAWMVLRPTSTAYLRWFSNLPPRPEALEPKATRGRHEPAASA, from the coding sequence ATGAAGCGATTGTTCGACGTTTTTGCCTCGGGCTTCGCCCTGCTGCTGGTCGGGCCGATGTTCCTGCTCGTGATGCTCATCCTTCGCCTCACCGGCGAAGGCAAGGTTTGGTATCGCCAGCCGCGTGTGGGCTACAAGGGCCGCGAGTTCCAAGTGCTCAAGTTTGTGACCATGCTTGAAAAAAGCGAATCAATGGGCACACAGGACATTACGCTTCGCAACGATCCGCGCGTGCTGCCCGTCGGCCGTGTGCTGCGCAAGGCTAAAATCAACGAGCTGCCGCAGATCATCAACATCCTTAAGGGCGATATGAGCGTCGTCGGCTGGCGGCCGCTGATGCCCAAGAGCTTCGCAATGTACCCCGAGCATGTGCAGGCGCAGATCATCAATGTTCCCCCAGGCCTCACGGGTATCGGCTCGATCATCTTCCGCGACGAAGAGGCCATCGTCGAAGCCTCCGATCTTGAACCCCGCGAGGTCTATGAGCAAATCATCGCCCCCTATAAGGGCGAACTCGAGCTGTGGTATCAGAAGCATCAGAGCTTCTGGCTGGACATGAAAATCATCTTCGCCACCGCATGGATGGTGCTTCGCCCCACCAGCACCGCGTACCTGCGCTGGTTCTCCAACCTCCCCCCGCGGCCGGAAGCCCTTGAGCCCAAGGCGACCCGAGGTCGCCACGAGCCCGCCGCCTCCGCCTGA